In Vigna unguiculata cultivar IT97K-499-35 chromosome 3, ASM411807v1, whole genome shotgun sequence, a single genomic region encodes these proteins:
- the LOC114177700 gene encoding outer envelope protein 64, mitochondrial-like isoform X2 gives MSQSLKLIREHASNPKFWLIIGVGVAGIAVLVETRRRTRRNKTLKKDFGAFVERFEILPFPQLPPPAAKQSLSALTFAINETFDVKGYVTGFGNPTWKSTHKAAEKTAVVVTALLKSGATCVGKTVVDEFSFGISGENKYYGTPTNPRMPSCTPGGSSCGSAVAVAAGLVDFAVGTDTVGCVRIPAAFCGIFGFRPSHGAVSTIGVLPNAQSLDTIGWFACDPSILHRVGQVLLQLSSVETKRSRRIIFADDLFQLSTIPTQRTIHVIGKAIENMSGYQDPKHLNLCQYIESKVPSLRLHEQSTHQQNETSILKTLSSVMLLLQGYEFKTNHEEWVKSLKFKLGRGVSDHVIAAINTVYDNIKALYKVRTEMRGAFQSLLKDDGILVIPTVSDNQLKLNTMKGFSSEFHDRTFALSSIASVSGCCQVTIPLGYHDGCCVSVSFVSFHGADKFLLDTVLDIYSTLRERVSVGSDLLSLPDISANRETSELLKEKLALSFSSSPFTYRTGSNSSTRSKPNL, from the exons ATGTCCCAATCACTGAAGCTAATCAGGGAACATGCCTCCAACCCCAAATTCTGGTTGATAATCGGAGTAGGAGTTGCCGGAATAGCGGTTCTGGTGGAGACACGGCGTAGAACACGGCGGAATAAAACACTCAAAAAAGACTTTGGTGCTTTTGTTGAGCGCTTTGAGATACTTCCCTTTCCTCAGCTTCCTCCTCCTGCTGCCAAACAATCGCTCTCTGCTCTAACGTTTGCCATAAACGAAAC ATTTGATGTTAAAGGCTATGTGACGGGGTTTGGAAATCCTACGTGGAAGAGTACACACAAGGCAGCGGAGAAGACTGCGGTTGTGGTGACTGCTCTGCTCAAGAGTGGGGCCACTTGTGTTGGCAAGACTGTTGTGGATGAATTCTCTTTTGG GATTTCTGGTGAGAACAAGTATTATGGAACTCCAACTAATCCTCGAATGCCATCATGTACACCAGGAGGGTCTTCTTGTGGTTCAGCAGTGGCAGTTGCTGCAGGGCTTGTGGACTTTGCCGTTG GTACTGATACTGTAGGATGTGTGAGGATTCCAGCAGCATTCTGTGGTATTTTTGGTTTTCGACCATCCCATGGGGCTGTATCCACCATTGGAGTTCTTCCAAATGCACAAAGCTTAGACACTATTG GATGGTTTGCTTGTGATCCATCTATCCTACATCGTGTTGGACAAGTTTTACTTCAATTGAGTTCAGTGGAGACCAAAAGGTCCAGGCGAATCATATTTGCTGATGATCTTTTTCAGTTATCCACAATTCCTACACAGAGGACAATACATGTTATTGGTAAAGCTATTGAGAATATGTCTGGGT ATCAGGATCCAAAGCATTTGAATCTCTGTCAGTACATTGAATCTAAGGTGCCCAGTCTAAGGCTTCATGAGCAATCAACACACCAGCAAAATGAAACATCTATACTGAAAACTCTCTCTTCTGTTATGCTTTTATTACAAGG GTATGAATTTAAGACCAATCATGAAGAATGGGTTAAATCACTCAAATTCAAGTTAGGTCGTGGTGTGTCTGATCATGTTATTGCAGCCATTAATACTgtatatgataatataaaagCATTGTATAAAGTCAGGACTGAAATGCGAGGAGCTTTTCAAAGTCTATTAAAG GATGATGGAATACTAGTTATCCCTACTGTATCAGACAACCAATTAAAGCTTAATACAATGAAAGGTTTTTCTTCTGAGTTCCACGACAGAACATTTGCATTATCGAGCATTGCTAGTGTATCTGGATGTTGTCAG GTTACAATTCCATTAGGATATCATGATGGTTGTTGTGTGTCTGTTTCATTCGTCTCTTTCCATGGAGCTGATAAATTTCTTTTGGATACAGTCTTGGATATTTATTCAACTCTTCGAGAACGAGTTAGTGTTGGTTCTGATTTGTTGTCATTACCTGATATTAGTGCCAACAGGGAAACTTCTGAACTTTTAAAAGAGAAG CTAGCCTTGAGTTTCTCCAGCAGCCCATTCACTTATAGAACTGGATCTAACAGCTCTACAAGATCAAAACCGAATCTGTAA
- the LOC114177700 gene encoding outer envelope protein 64, mitochondrial-like isoform X1 translates to MSQSLKLIREHASNPKFWLIIGVGVAGIAVLVETRRRTRRNKTLKKDFGAFVERFEILPFPQLPPPAAKQSLSALTFAINETFDVKGYVTGFGNPTWKSTHKAAEKTAVVVTALLKSGATCVGKTVVDEFSFGISGENKYYGTPTNPRMPSCTPGGSSCGSAVAVAAGLVDFAVGTDTVGCVRIPAAFCGIFGFRPSHGAVSTIGVLPNAQSLDTIGWFACDPSILHRVGQVLLQLSSVETKRSRRIIFADDLFQLSTIPTQRTIHVIGKAIENMSGYQDPKHLNLCQYIESKVPSLRLHEQSTHQQNETSILKTLSSVMLLLQGYEFKTNHEEWVKSLKFKLGRGVSDHVIAAINTVYDNIKALYKVRTEMRGAFQSLLKDDGILVIPTVSDNQLKLNTMKGFSSEFHDRTFALSSIASVSGCCQVTIPLGYHDGCCVSVSFVSFHGADKFLLDTVLDIYSTLRERVSVGSDLLSLPDISANRETSELLKEKGNAAFKEKQWSKALSYYTEAIKLNGTNSTYYCNRAAAHLKLGCFQHAAEDCSKAILLDKMNVKAYLRRGAAKESLLRYEEALEDFKHALVLEPQNKDANLAEKRLRKLMS, encoded by the exons ATGTCCCAATCACTGAAGCTAATCAGGGAACATGCCTCCAACCCCAAATTCTGGTTGATAATCGGAGTAGGAGTTGCCGGAATAGCGGTTCTGGTGGAGACACGGCGTAGAACACGGCGGAATAAAACACTCAAAAAAGACTTTGGTGCTTTTGTTGAGCGCTTTGAGATACTTCCCTTTCCTCAGCTTCCTCCTCCTGCTGCCAAACAATCGCTCTCTGCTCTAACGTTTGCCATAAACGAAAC ATTTGATGTTAAAGGCTATGTGACGGGGTTTGGAAATCCTACGTGGAAGAGTACACACAAGGCAGCGGAGAAGACTGCGGTTGTGGTGACTGCTCTGCTCAAGAGTGGGGCCACTTGTGTTGGCAAGACTGTTGTGGATGAATTCTCTTTTGG GATTTCTGGTGAGAACAAGTATTATGGAACTCCAACTAATCCTCGAATGCCATCATGTACACCAGGAGGGTCTTCTTGTGGTTCAGCAGTGGCAGTTGCTGCAGGGCTTGTGGACTTTGCCGTTG GTACTGATACTGTAGGATGTGTGAGGATTCCAGCAGCATTCTGTGGTATTTTTGGTTTTCGACCATCCCATGGGGCTGTATCCACCATTGGAGTTCTTCCAAATGCACAAAGCTTAGACACTATTG GATGGTTTGCTTGTGATCCATCTATCCTACATCGTGTTGGACAAGTTTTACTTCAATTGAGTTCAGTGGAGACCAAAAGGTCCAGGCGAATCATATTTGCTGATGATCTTTTTCAGTTATCCACAATTCCTACACAGAGGACAATACATGTTATTGGTAAAGCTATTGAGAATATGTCTGGGT ATCAGGATCCAAAGCATTTGAATCTCTGTCAGTACATTGAATCTAAGGTGCCCAGTCTAAGGCTTCATGAGCAATCAACACACCAGCAAAATGAAACATCTATACTGAAAACTCTCTCTTCTGTTATGCTTTTATTACAAGG GTATGAATTTAAGACCAATCATGAAGAATGGGTTAAATCACTCAAATTCAAGTTAGGTCGTGGTGTGTCTGATCATGTTATTGCAGCCATTAATACTgtatatgataatataaaagCATTGTATAAAGTCAGGACTGAAATGCGAGGAGCTTTTCAAAGTCTATTAAAG GATGATGGAATACTAGTTATCCCTACTGTATCAGACAACCAATTAAAGCTTAATACAATGAAAGGTTTTTCTTCTGAGTTCCACGACAGAACATTTGCATTATCGAGCATTGCTAGTGTATCTGGATGTTGTCAG GTTACAATTCCATTAGGATATCATGATGGTTGTTGTGTGTCTGTTTCATTCGTCTCTTTCCATGGAGCTGATAAATTTCTTTTGGATACAGTCTTGGATATTTATTCAACTCTTCGAGAACGAGTTAGTGTTGGTTCTGATTTGTTGTCATTACCTGATATTAGTGCCAACAGGGAAACTTCTGAACTTTTAAAAGAGAAG GGAAATGCAGCATTCAAAGAAAAGCAGTGGAGTAAGGCACTCAGTTACTACACCGAGGCAATCAAATTGAATGGGACGAATTCAACGTACTATTGCAATCGAGCAGCTGCTCACTTAAAGTTAGGATG CTTTCAGCACGCTGCAGAAGACTGCAGTAAGGCAATATTGCTtgataaaatg AATGTGAAAGCATATCTGAGACGTGGAGCTGCTAAAGAATCACTACTACGTTATGAAGAGGCACTTGAAG ATTTCAAGCATGCTCTTGTTCTTGAACCACAAAACAAGGATGCTAATCTAGCTGAGAAAAGACTTAGAAAACTGATGAGTTAA